A stretch of the Rodentibacter haemolyticus genome encodes the following:
- the ptsH gene encoding phosphocarrier protein Hpr: protein MFSKDVEITAPNGLHTRPAAQFVKEAKAFASDITVTSAGKSASAKSLFKLQTLGLTQGTVITISAEGEDEQQAVEHLVALIPTLE from the coding sequence ATGTTCTCAAAAGATGTAGAAATCACAGCGCCTAACGGCTTGCACACTCGTCCGGCTGCGCAATTCGTAAAAGAAGCGAAAGCTTTTGCTTCAGATATCACTGTGACATCCGCAGGGAAAAGCGCAAGTGCAAAAAGTTTGTTCAAATTACAAACCTTAGGTTTAACACAAGGAACGGTCATTACCATTTCTGCAGAAGGTGAAGACGAGCAACAAGCTGTTGAACATTTAGTAGCGTTAATTCCTACTTTAGAATAA
- the orn gene encoding oligoribonuclease produces MQLDKQNLIWIDLEMTGLDPEKERIIEIATIVTDKNLNILAEGPVLAIHQDNELLEKMSDWCIKTHTANGLVERVKASKLTERAAELQTLDFLKRWVPKGASPICGNSIAQDKRFLYRYMPDLADYFHYRHLDVSTLKELASRWKPEILEGFQKANTHLALDDIRESIKELAYYRDHFIKLD; encoded by the coding sequence ATGCAATTAGATAAACAAAATCTGATTTGGATTGATTTAGAAATGACGGGGTTAGATCCCGAAAAAGAACGCATTATTGAAATCGCCACCATCGTTACGGATAAAAATCTCAATATTCTTGCAGAGGGCCCGGTGCTTGCAATACATCAAGACAATGAATTATTGGAAAAAATGTCGGATTGGTGCATAAAAACCCATACGGCAAACGGTTTGGTCGAGCGTGTAAAAGCAAGCAAATTAACCGAACGGGCGGCAGAATTACAAACGCTGGATTTCTTAAAACGCTGGGTACCTAAAGGCGCTTCTCCCATTTGTGGAAATAGCATCGCACAAGATAAACGCTTTCTATACAGATATATGCCGGACTTAGCGGATTATTTTCACTACCGTCATTTAGATGTCAGCACCCTAAAAGAACTGGCAAGCCGTTGGAAACCCGAAATTTTAGAGGGTTTCCAAAAAGCCAATACACATTTGGCATTGGATGATATTCGCGAATCAATTAAAGAATTGGCTTATTATCGCGACCATTTCATCAAATTAGATTGA
- a CDS encoding anion permease, producing the protein MALSKNAKLVILAAIPLVTFFCPAPEGLSLIAWRLLGVYIATIVGLVIKPYGEPVILLAAVAVSGAIIGNTEGASEFVKVGNMLDGYKSGTTWLIFTAFTLSSAFVITGLGKRIAYHMIGAIGSTTLRLGYVTMFLDLLLSPATPSNTARAGGIIFPIINSVAIALGSDPEKSPKKAGRYLMMNVYMVVKTTSYIFLTAMAPNALAISLMAPILGFETTWIKWFLAASVPGLLCLFLIPAICYFVSKPELKQVNNKEIARKGLEELGPMSFREKALIALFVVALFGWIFSSALNVNATIVAIIVMVLCIVLNIVSWDDILKSKGAWNTLVWYGGIIGMSGLLEKAGFFKWLAATLSEVLQFEGQGIIALIVILTLSVAVRYLFASGGAYVAAMVPVFATIGHVAGAPAELLAFGLLFANSYGGSVTHYGGGPGPITFGAGYNDIKSWWTAGAIIAFGSLVIHLTIGMAWWELLISLGWL; encoded by the coding sequence ATGGCATTATCCAAAAATGCAAAGTTAGTGATTCTAGCTGCTATTCCGCTGGTCACTTTTTTCTGTCCGGCACCTGAGGGGCTTTCTCTCATTGCTTGGCGTTTACTCGGTGTGTATATCGCAACTATCGTAGGCTTGGTGATCAAACCTTACGGCGAACCTGTCATTTTATTGGCGGCGGTTGCGGTTTCCGGCGCAATCATCGGTAACACCGAAGGTGCAAGTGAATTTGTGAAAGTCGGTAATATGTTGGACGGCTATAAATCCGGTACAACATGGCTTATTTTCACTGCGTTCACGCTCAGTTCCGCATTCGTCATCACCGGGCTTGGAAAACGTATCGCTTACCATATGATCGGAGCAATCGGTAGCACTACCCTACGATTGGGGTACGTTACGATGTTTTTGGATCTTCTCCTATCTCCGGCAACACCGTCCAACACCGCTCGTGCGGGTGGGATCATCTTCCCGATTATTAACAGTGTCGCTATTGCATTAGGCTCTGATCCGGAAAAAAGCCCTAAAAAAGCAGGTCGTTACTTAATGATGAACGTGTATATGGTGGTAAAAACAACCTCGTACATTTTCTTAACTGCGATGGCTCCAAATGCGCTCGCTATTTCTTTAATGGCACCGATTCTTGGCTTTGAAACCACGTGGATAAAATGGTTTTTAGCAGCCTCCGTACCGGGTTTACTCTGTTTATTCCTAATCCCTGCAATATGCTATTTTGTTTCCAAACCTGAGTTAAAACAGGTAAATAACAAAGAAATTGCCCGCAAAGGTTTAGAAGAACTAGGTCCAATGTCTTTCCGCGAAAAAGCATTAATTGCGTTATTTGTCGTTGCCTTGTTCGGTTGGATCTTCTCGAGCGCACTTAACGTGAACGCCACCATTGTTGCGATAATCGTCATGGTGCTTTGTATCGTTTTAAATATCGTGAGTTGGGACGACATCTTAAAGAGCAAAGGTGCGTGGAATACATTAGTATGGTACGGTGGTATCATCGGTATGTCAGGTTTACTTGAAAAAGCAGGTTTCTTCAAATGGTTGGCCGCAACATTAAGTGAAGTATTACAGTTCGAAGGTCAAGGCATTATCGCATTGATCGTAATTCTCACATTAAGTGTTGCAGTGCGTTACCTCTTTGCTTCAGGCGGCGCCTATGTTGCGGCAATGGTGCCGGTATTCGCAACGATTGGACACGTTGCAGGCGCACCTGCCGAATTATTAGCATTCGGGCTTTTATTTGCCAACTCATACGGCGGTTCTGTTACTCATTACGGGGGCGGTCCCGGCCCAATCACCTTTGGTGCCGGCTATAACGATATTAAATCTTGGTGGACTGCCGGTGCGATTATTGCCTTCGGTAGCCTCGTCATTCACTTGACTATCGGTATGGCTTGGTGGGAACTATTAATAAGTTTAGGCTGGTTATAG
- the manA gene encoding mannose-6-phosphate isomerase, class I: protein MIYKLNGTLQHYVWGGHNYIPQLLNIPKENEYYAEWWLGAHTSSPSMIELGGKILPLNEFLQQNPTALGEKNRENFGDELPYLLKILDVEKPLSIQLHPTKQQAEIGFAEENAKGVELKDPERIYKDNNHKPEMMIALSDFWLLHGFKTKAKILTTLKSRPSLAPLAEKLNTQDLHTFYADIMQAEQAQLHQWLAPIIEEKQVAYKTNELALSNPDYWLLYTLEAMEISLDKLDPGLVCFYLFNIVHIKKGEGIYQDAGIPHAYLRGQNIELMACSDNVIRGGLTPKYVNIPELLKVVDCREIEPQIIPPAPNDTRVFTYSTPAKDFSLQNIQYECGENHQLKNQSAGIFMVMKGTVNLRSETTALFLKQGESAFITANSFYEVEGLEEGYSVLAKLP from the coding sequence ATGATTTATAAACTTAACGGCACACTCCAACACTATGTTTGGGGTGGTCATAATTACATTCCACAATTATTAAATATTCCAAAAGAAAATGAATATTATGCCGAGTGGTGGCTTGGTGCACACACTTCCTCGCCTTCAATGATAGAGCTTGGCGGAAAAATATTACCGCTTAATGAATTTTTACAACAAAATCCGACCGCACTTGGTGAAAAAAACCGAGAAAATTTTGGTGATGAATTGCCGTATTTATTGAAAATTCTTGATGTGGAAAAACCGCTCTCCATTCAGCTTCATCCAACCAAACAACAAGCTGAAATCGGTTTTGCAGAGGAAAATGCAAAAGGTGTTGAGCTAAAGGATCCCGAACGCATTTACAAAGATAACAACCACAAACCTGAAATGATGATTGCCTTATCTGATTTTTGGTTGCTACACGGATTTAAAACAAAAGCGAAAATTTTAACGACATTGAAAAGTCGACCATCCCTTGCACCTTTAGCCGAAAAATTAAACACGCAGGATTTGCATACGTTTTATGCCGATATTATGCAAGCGGAACAAGCGCAATTACATCAATGGCTTGCACCGATTATTGAAGAAAAACAGGTCGCTTATAAGACCAACGAATTAGCGTTAAGTAATCCGGACTACTGGCTATTATATACATTGGAGGCGATGGAGATTTCCTTAGATAAATTAGATCCCGGTTTGGTGTGTTTTTATTTGTTCAACATAGTTCATATCAAAAAAGGTGAAGGGATTTATCAAGATGCCGGTATTCCCCATGCCTATTTGCGAGGACAAAATATTGAGTTGATGGCGTGTTCCGATAATGTGATTCGCGGTGGTTTAACACCAAAATATGTGAATATTCCCGAATTGCTAAAAGTGGTGGATTGCAGAGAGATTGAACCTCAAATTATCCCGCCTGCACCAAATGACACGCGTGTATTTACCTATTCGACACCTGCAAAGGATTTTTCTTTACAAAATATCCAATATGAATGTGGTGAGAATCATCAATTAAAAAATCAAAGTGCCGGTATTTTTATGGTGATGAAAGGGACTGTCAATTTGCGTTCAGAAACGACCGCACTTTTTCTTAAACAAGGTGAATCGGCTTTTATTACGGCAAATAGTTTTTATGAAGTTGAGGGCTTAGAAGAGGGCTATTCGGTACTGGCGAAACTCCCTTAG
- the tsaE gene encoding tRNA (adenosine(37)-N6)-threonylcarbamoyltransferase complex ATPase subunit type 1 TsaE encodes MNTTELTRYIPDEATMLRFGKKLAETIVQYQAERAVILYFNGDLGAGKTTLTRGMVQGLGHKGNVKSPTYTLVEEYNIAGKMIYHFDLYRLADPEELEFMGIRDYFGKNSICLIEWAEKGEGILPPADLLVNIDYYDDARNITLTAQNTLGEQIIQQL; translated from the coding sequence ATGAACACAACCGAGTTAACCCGATATATTCCTGATGAAGCGACAATGCTCCGCTTTGGTAAAAAATTAGCGGAAACCATCGTACAATACCAAGCCGAACGCGCCGTTATTTTATATTTCAATGGTGATTTAGGCGCAGGAAAAACTACGCTTACCCGTGGTATGGTGCAAGGTTTGGGACATAAAGGCAATGTGAAAAGCCCGACTTATACGTTAGTGGAAGAATACAACATTGCAGGCAAAATGATCTATCATTTTGATTTGTATCGCCTTGCCGATCCTGAAGAACTGGAATTTATGGGGATTCGTGATTATTTCGGCAAAAATTCAATTTGCCTGATTGAATGGGCTGAAAAAGGCGAAGGCATTCTTCCACCGGCTGATTTATTGGTGAATATTGATTACTACGATGATGCACGAAATATTACCTTAACGGCTCAAAATACTTTGGGTGAACAGATTATTCAGCAACTATAA
- the ptsI gene encoding phosphoenolpyruvate-protein phosphotransferase PtsI: protein MISGIPASPGIVFGKALVLKEEKIVLDTTKITDEQIEAEVARFYEGRNAAVEQLNSIRDRALASLGEEKAAIFEGHLMILEDEELEEEILDYLRSNKVNAGVAASKIIDQQVAMLSEIDDEYLKERAGDIRDIGNRLIKNILGMHIVDLGDINEESILVAYDLTPSETAQLNLEKVLGFITDIGGRTSHTSIMARSLELPAIVGTNNVTEQVNTGDFLILDAVNNKVYINPTQAQIDESKALSAKLAEEKAELAKLKDLPAITLDGHRVEVVANIGTIRDCEGANRNGAEGVGLYRTEFLFMDRDQLPTEEEQFIAYKEVVEAMEGRLVVLRTMDIGGDKDLPYLDLPKEMNPFLGWRAVRIALDRREILHAQLRAVLRASAFGKLAVMFPMIISVEEIRELKSVIETLKAELRAEGKAFDENIQIGVMVETPSAAVNARFLAKEVDFFSIGTNDLTQYTLAVDRGNELISHLYNPMQPSVLGLIKQVIDASHAEGKWTGMCGELAGDERATLLLLGMGLDEFSMSAISVPRIKKLIRNVNFQDAKILAEKALQKPTAVEIEGLIEEFLAEKALN, encoded by the coding sequence ATGATTTCAGGTATTCCGGCGTCCCCAGGCATTGTTTTTGGTAAGGCGTTAGTTCTTAAAGAAGAAAAAATTGTTCTTGATACGACGAAAATTACAGATGAACAAATTGAAGCGGAAGTTGCACGTTTTTACGAAGGGCGCAACGCCGCTGTTGAGCAGCTTAATTCAATTAGAGATCGCGCATTGGCTTCATTAGGTGAAGAAAAGGCAGCGATTTTTGAAGGTCATTTAATGATTCTTGAAGATGAAGAATTAGAAGAAGAAATTCTTGATTATTTGCGCTCAAATAAAGTCAATGCCGGTGTCGCGGCAAGCAAAATTATTGATCAACAAGTCGCGATGTTATCAGAAATTGATGATGAATATTTAAAAGAGCGTGCCGGTGATATTCGTGATATCGGTAATCGGTTAATCAAAAATATCCTAGGAATGCACATTGTCGATCTTGGCGATATTAATGAAGAATCTATTCTTGTGGCTTACGATTTGACGCCTTCTGAAACGGCACAGTTAAATCTTGAAAAAGTTCTTGGATTTATTACCGATATTGGCGGTCGCACCTCACACACTTCGATTATGGCGCGTTCATTGGAGTTACCGGCAATTGTTGGTACGAACAATGTAACCGAACAAGTAAATACCGGTGATTTTTTAATTCTTGATGCGGTGAATAACAAGGTTTATATCAATCCGACTCAAGCTCAAATTGATGAATCGAAAGCGCTGTCAGCAAAACTAGCGGAAGAGAAAGCGGAATTAGCGAAATTAAAAGATCTTCCAGCGATCACTTTGGATGGTCATAGAGTTGAAGTGGTTGCCAATATCGGTACGATTCGTGATTGTGAAGGAGCAAACCGTAATGGTGCCGAAGGTGTAGGTTTGTACCGTACCGAATTTCTCTTTATGGATCGCGATCAACTTCCAACGGAAGAAGAACAATTTATTGCCTACAAAGAAGTTGTGGAAGCAATGGAAGGGCGTTTGGTTGTGCTTCGTACGATGGATATCGGCGGCGACAAAGATTTACCGTACTTAGATTTACCAAAAGAAATGAACCCGTTCTTGGGTTGGCGTGCGGTGCGTATTGCGCTTGATCGTCGAGAAATTCTTCATGCGCAATTGCGTGCAGTGTTGCGTGCCTCTGCATTTGGTAAACTTGCCGTTATGTTCCCGATGATTATTTCAGTGGAAGAAATCCGTGAATTAAAATCCGTGATTGAAACCTTAAAGGCAGAATTACGTGCAGAAGGCAAGGCTTTCGATGAGAATATTCAAATCGGTGTAATGGTGGAAACTCCATCTGCCGCAGTAAATGCGAGATTCTTAGCGAAAGAAGTTGATTTCTTCAGTATCGGTACGAATGACTTAACTCAATATACTTTAGCGGTTGATCGTGGCAATGAACTTATTTCTCATCTTTACAACCCAATGCAGCCTTCAGTATTAGGTTTAATTAAACAAGTGATTGATGCATCTCATGCGGAAGGTAAATGGACAGGAATGTGCGGTGAGTTAGCAGGTGATGAACGTGCGACCTTGTTACTATTAGGTATGGGCTTAGATGAGTTTAGTATGAGTGCGATTTCCGTGCCTCGTATTAAAAAATTAATTCGTAATGTCAATTTCCAAGATGCGAAAATCCTTGCAGAAAAAGCCTTACAGAAACCGACAGCGGTAGAAATTGAAGGATTAATTGAAGAATTTTTGGCAGAAAAAGCACTAAATTAG
- the mutL gene encoding DNA mismatch repair endonuclease MutL: MAIKILSPQLANQIAAGEVVERPASVVKELVENSLDAGANKIQVDIENGGAGLIRIRDNGSGIAKEELSLALARHATSKIADLDDLESILSLGFRGEALASISSVSRLTLTSRTAEQSEAWQVYAQGREMETTIKPASHPIGTTVEVANLFFNTPARRKFLRTDKTEFAHIDEVIRRIALAKFNIAFTLTHNGKLIRQYRPAVDLMQQLKRVATICGDDFVKNALRIDWKHNDLHLSGWVATPNFTRTQNDLSYCYINGRMVRDKVITHAIRQAYAAHLTNENYPAFVLFIDLNPHEVDVNVHPTKHEVRFHQQRLIHDFIYEGVSNALNSHLAIQAPTVRESAVENTQENEIREPLPTYAASWNNKPNRAAAGQNTFASDDFVKKPPQNRPHFSANGTSSLTSHQGYRNYRENYHSEQPTKTEQKLYGELLRTPLNNDTRVRQTDTPIEINENPSHLRALSLIENRALLLQQNQSYFLLSLEKLQYLQWKLTLQQAQIAQQPLLIPIVFRLTENQFNQWETQTEDFAQAGFEFIANKAQLRLTLNRVPSLLRTQNLQKCVMAMLSRQENSTPFLTALCGQLEAKIFSVFADAVKFLSDTEQLLNNTNRDEFNRLLKPINWQPLLDEL, from the coding sequence ATGGCGATTAAAATTCTTTCTCCACAACTTGCTAACCAAATTGCCGCCGGCGAAGTGGTCGAACGCCCAGCCTCCGTGGTGAAAGAATTGGTGGAAAACAGCCTTGATGCCGGTGCAAATAAAATTCAGGTGGATATTGAAAACGGTGGCGCCGGTCTCATCCGTATTCGGGACAACGGCAGCGGTATTGCAAAAGAGGAATTAAGTTTGGCTCTGGCTCGCCATGCTACCAGTAAAATCGCTGATTTAGACGATCTTGAATCAATTTTAAGCCTTGGTTTTCGTGGCGAAGCCTTGGCAAGTATCAGCTCCGTTTCACGTTTAACGCTAACTTCACGTACCGCAGAACAATCTGAAGCTTGGCAAGTGTATGCGCAAGGGCGGGAAATGGAAACCACCATTAAACCTGCTTCCCACCCTATCGGCACAACGGTGGAAGTCGCTAATTTATTCTTCAATACCCCTGCCAGACGTAAATTCCTACGCACGGATAAAACCGAATTTGCGCATATTGATGAAGTGATTCGCCGAATTGCACTAGCCAAATTCAATATTGCTTTCACTCTCACACACAACGGAAAACTTATTCGTCAGTATCGTCCGGCTGTAGATCTGATGCAGCAACTCAAACGGGTTGCTACAATTTGCGGTGATGATTTTGTCAAAAATGCCTTGCGTATTGATTGGAAACATAACGATTTACACCTTTCCGGTTGGGTGGCTACACCGAATTTCACTCGTACACAAAACGATTTGAGTTATTGTTATATCAACGGGCGAATGGTTCGTGATAAAGTGATTACTCACGCCATTCGTCAGGCTTATGCCGCACATTTAACGAATGAAAACTACCCTGCATTTGTATTATTTATCGATCTCAATCCACACGAAGTCGATGTAAATGTTCACCCGACAAAACACGAAGTTCGTTTTCATCAGCAACGTCTTATTCATGATTTTATTTATGAAGGGGTGAGTAATGCGTTAAATAGCCACTTGGCTATCCAAGCCCCAACCGTTCGGGAAAGTGCGGTTGAAAATACGCAAGAAAATGAAATACGGGAGCCATTACCAACCTATGCCGCCTCTTGGAATAATAAACCGAATCGAGCGGCAGCTGGTCAAAATACCTTTGCGTCTGATGATTTCGTAAAAAAACCACCACAAAATCGACCGCACTTTTCGGCTAACGGGACATCTTCCCTCACATCTCATCAAGGCTATCGTAATTATCGGGAAAATTATCATTCGGAACAACCGACTAAAACCGAGCAAAAACTCTATGGCGAATTATTGCGTACGCCGTTAAATAATGACACTCGGGTAAGACAAACCGATACGCCAATCGAAATAAATGAAAATCCGTCTCACCTACGTGCTTTATCACTAATTGAGAACCGTGCGCTTTTATTACAACAAAATCAAAGCTATTTCTTGCTTTCATTAGAAAAATTACAATATTTGCAATGGAAACTGACATTACAACAAGCACAGATAGCCCAACAACCGCTATTAATTCCGATTGTTTTTCGTTTAACGGAAAACCAATTTAATCAATGGGAAACACAAACCGAAGATTTCGCACAAGCCGGTTTTGAATTTATTGCAAACAAAGCTCAACTCAGACTAACATTAAATCGCGTACCAAGCCTGTTACGCACGCAAAACTTACAGAAATGCGTTATGGCAATGTTAAGCCGACAAGAAAATTCAACACCGTTTTTAACCGCACTTTGCGGACAATTAGAAGCCAAAATATTTAGCGTATTTGCTGATGCCGTTAAATTTTTGAGTGATACGGAACAGCTTCTTAACAATACAAACAGAGATGAATTTAACCGATTACTTAAACCAATCAACTGGCAACCTTTATTGGACGAATTATAG
- the rsgA gene encoding small ribosomal subunit biogenesis GTPase RsgA, with the protein MAKRKLTQNQARRIESNNARALYRHKKKEIEWQDEMLGESQDGVVVTRYSVHADVEDDQGEIYRCNLRRTLSSLVVGDNVIWRKGNEQLQGVSGVIEAIHPRVNEIARPDYYDGLKPIAANIDRIIIVSAVLPELSLNIIDRYLVVCETAEIEPIIVVNKGDLLSEEQEKEVEAQLQIYRNIGYQTLIISAQSGKNMTKLTALLSEGTSIFVGQSGVGKSSLINHILPTVNAQVGAVSETSGLGQHTTTSSRLYHLPQGGNLIDSPGIREFGLWHLDADQITKGYREFQYVLGTCKFRDCKHLNDPGCALREAVEAGRISPIRYDNYHKLIASLSETKSQRHFSIV; encoded by the coding sequence ATGGCTAAACGTAAACTCACTCAAAATCAAGCCCGTCGCATTGAATCGAATAATGCCCGTGCACTTTATCGCCACAAGAAAAAAGAAATCGAATGGCAGGATGAAATGTTGGGAGAATCACAAGATGGCGTGGTGGTTACGCGCTATTCCGTACATGCGGATGTGGAGGACGATCAAGGTGAGATTTATCGTTGTAATTTGCGCCGTACGCTTTCAAGTTTGGTGGTTGGCGATAACGTTATTTGGCGAAAAGGGAATGAGCAATTACAAGGTGTGAGCGGCGTAATAGAAGCCATTCATCCGCGTGTAAATGAAATTGCACGTCCTGATTATTATGATGGTTTGAAGCCGATTGCCGCCAATATTGATCGGATTATTATCGTCTCGGCCGTATTGCCGGAACTTTCCTTAAATATTATTGATCGTTATCTCGTGGTGTGTGAAACCGCCGAAATTGAGCCGATTATTGTGGTTAATAAAGGCGATCTGCTCTCTGAAGAACAAGAAAAAGAAGTTGAAGCTCAGTTGCAAATTTACCGTAATATCGGTTATCAAACGCTCATAATTTCTGCGCAAAGCGGGAAAAATATGACGAAACTGACCGCACTTTTAAGTGAAGGAACCTCTATTTTTGTCGGGCAGTCCGGTGTCGGAAAATCCAGCTTAATTAACCATATTTTGCCAACGGTGAATGCACAAGTCGGAGCAGTGAGCGAAACCTCTGGGTTAGGTCAGCACACGACAACCTCGTCAAGGCTCTATCATTTACCACAAGGCGGAAATCTTATTGACTCCCCCGGGATTCGAGAATTTGGTTTATGGCACTTAGATGCAGATCAAATCACTAAGGGATATCGTGAATTTCAATATGTGCTGGGAACCTGTAAATTTCGAGATTGCAAACATTTAAACGATCCCGGTTGCGCTCTGCGTGAGGCGGTCGAAGCAGGACGAATTTCACCGATACGTTACGATAATTATCATAAGCTTATTGCAAGCCTGTCGGAAACTAAATCACAGCGGCATTTTTCAATAGTTTAG
- the crr gene encoding PTS glucose transporter subunit IIA: MGLFDKLFGSKENKSVEVEIYAPLSGEIVNIEDVPDVVFSEKIVGDGIAIRPTGNKIVAPVDGVVGKIFETNHAFSMESKEGVELFVHFGIDTVELKGEGFTRVAQEGQSVKRGETVIEFDLELLESKAKSVLTPVVISNMDEISSIDKKAGEVVAGESVVLTLKK, encoded by the coding sequence ATGGGCTTATTTGACAAACTGTTCGGCTCTAAAGAAAATAAATCGGTAGAAGTCGAAATTTATGCGCCGCTTTCCGGTGAGATTGTAAATATCGAAGATGTACCGGATGTCGTGTTTTCTGAGAAAATTGTTGGTGACGGTATCGCTATTCGTCCGACCGGTAACAAGATTGTTGCTCCGGTTGACGGTGTAGTCGGTAAGATTTTTGAAACCAACCACGCATTTTCAATGGAATCAAAAGAAGGTGTTGAATTATTCGTTCACTTTGGTATTGATACGGTTGAATTAAAAGGTGAAGGTTTTACACGTGTCGCTCAAGAAGGACAATCTGTAAAACGTGGTGAAACCGTGATTGAGTTTGATCTTGAATTGCTTGAATCAAAAGCCAAGTCAGTATTAACTCCGGTCGTGATTTCTAATATGGATGAAATCTCAAGCATTGACAAAAAAGCAGGTGAAGTTGTCGCCGGCGAATCAGTCGTGTTAACCCTTAAAAAATAA
- a CDS encoding N-acetylmuramoyl-L-alanine amidase yields MKTKFSFLLGILSLFCSTVFAAQWTIAIDPGHGGKDPGAIGRNLGIYEKNVTLSIARELKILLDKDPNFRGVLTRNGDYYISVPERSEIARKFKANYLVSIHADSSLNPNQRGASVWILSNRRANDEMGQWLEDDEKRSELLGGAGKMLSHNHDKYLDQTVLDLQFGHSQRTGYEIGKSILKRFSKVTTLSRSTPQHASLGVLRSPDIPSVLVETGFLSNAEEEQKLNSPRYRRRIAYMIYEGLVAYRNGNLKSIVAFESDSKENTSKNDRTSEIKDSGIRHKVKKGESIGSLANKYDVKVADIISFNKLKRKALWIGETVKIPDNGKQKVVEAKKAEKSVSEKAKSAEKNKEKAKKSETKKAEIPLYHTIKKDQTIYAVSREYNIPVNQILKLNPKLKDGKVFTGQKIKLREK; encoded by the coding sequence ATGAAAACCAAATTTTCGTTTCTTTTAGGTATATTATCTCTTTTTTGTTCAACGGTTTTCGCTGCACAATGGACAATCGCTATCGATCCCGGTCACGGCGGCAAAGATCCCGGTGCTATCGGGCGTAATCTTGGCATTTATGAAAAAAATGTAACCCTTTCAATCGCACGCGAACTCAAAATTTTACTTGATAAAGATCCGAATTTTCGCGGCGTATTAACCCGCAATGGCGATTACTATATCTCCGTGCCGGAACGTTCGGAAATCGCCCGTAAATTCAAAGCCAATTATTTAGTTTCTATTCACGCGGATTCCTCATTAAATCCAAATCAACGGGGTGCTTCCGTCTGGATACTTTCAAATCGTCGTGCCAATGATGAAATGGGGCAATGGTTGGAAGACGATGAAAAACGTTCCGAATTATTAGGCGGCGCGGGCAAAATGCTTTCTCATAATCACGATAAATATTTAGATCAAACCGTGCTGGATCTCCAATTTGGTCATAGCCAACGTACAGGTTATGAAATCGGCAAAAGCATTTTAAAACGTTTCTCCAAAGTGACGACATTAAGCCGCAGCACACCTCAACACGCAAGCCTTGGTGTGTTACGCTCACCGGATATTCCTTCCGTTTTGGTAGAAACCGGTTTTCTTTCCAATGCTGAAGAAGAACAAAAACTCAATTCTCCGCGCTATCGCCGCCGTATTGCTTATATGATTTACGAGGGATTGGTGGCATACCGTAACGGTAACTTAAAATCGATTGTTGCGTTTGAAAGCGACAGCAAGGAAAACACGAGCAAAAATGACCGCACTTCGGAAATTAAAGACAGCGGTATTCGCCACAAAGTGAAAAAAGGTGAAAGCATTGGCAGTCTCGCCAATAAATATGACGTAAAAGTCGCAGATATTATTTCCTTCAATAAACTCAAGCGCAAAGCGTTGTGGATTGGCGAAACGGTGAAAATTCCTGACAATGGTAAACAAAAAGTCGTAGAAGCGAAAAAAGCCGAAAAATCGGTTTCCGAAAAAGCAAAATCAGCCGAAAAAAACAAAGAGAAAGCGAAGAAAAGCGAAACTAAAAAAGCTGAAATTCCGCTTTATCATACCATCAAAAAAGACCAAACCATTTATGCGGTTTCTCGAGAATACAACATTCCGGTGAACCAAATTTTAAAACTCAATCCGAAATTAAAAGACGGTAAAGTATTTACCGGACAGAAAATAAAATTAAGAGAAAAATAA